The Bacillota bacterium genome includes the window TTGAAGATAGGCAGACCTCTTCGAACATCCTTTTCAGACGAGACGAGGGTAAGGAGGAAATCAAATGGCCAAGAAAAAGTTTGAGCGGACGAAGCCCCACGTGAACATCGGAACCATCGGACACGTGGACCACGGCAAGACGACCCTGACGGCGGCGATCACGAAGGTCCTCGCCAACTCTGGGTTCGCTGAGTTCGTACCGTTCGATCAAATCGACAAGGCTCCCGAAGAGAAGGCCCGGGGGATCACCATCAACACGGCCCACGTCGAG containing:
- a CDS encoding GTP-binding protein, with the translated sequence MAKKKFERTKPHVNIGTIGHVDHGKTTLTAAITKVLANSGFAEFVPFDQIDKAPEEKARGITINTAHVE